One part of the Vibrio ponticus genome encodes these proteins:
- a CDS encoding hydrogenase, which produces MIELTKLGAQLIFIGVFLFLAGLIQGALIPAVKNSRMALSGHLTAVQCGMALVIFGVIWSLVELPASLGIFVAYGSTLGFTLIWLGITLASITGASKALPIAGAGFSATFISEIAVKVMVLTGSLLSLITCALLAFGLLPLLRHS; this is translated from the coding sequence ATGATAGAACTTACAAAGCTAGGAGCACAACTGATCTTTATTGGCGTGTTTTTATTCCTCGCCGGCTTAATACAAGGCGCATTAATACCCGCAGTAAAAAACTCGCGCATGGCTCTTTCTGGTCACTTGACGGCTGTTCAGTGTGGAATGGCTCTGGTGATTTTTGGTGTGATATGGTCGTTGGTTGAACTACCTGCATCACTAGGGATTTTTGTTGCTTATGGTTCCACCTTGGGGTTCACACTTATTTGGCTGGGAATAACTCTCGCATCGATAACCGGAGCAAGTAAGGCGCTTCCTATTGCAGGCGCGGGATTTTCGGCAACATTCATTAGCGAAATTGCGGTTAAAGTTATGGTGCTTACAGGATCACTGCTATCACTTATTACCTGTGCTTTGTTGGCGTTTGGATTACTGCCACTGTTGCGACACTCGTAA
- a CDS encoding RidA family protein produces MIERKRGIYLGRNKSSAYKDLVWTVATSSDTTLDIVGQTKLTLEKIEKNLEELGSNKTQIVSAQVFIANMLDKPHMDNVWCEWLGDNFEHWPQRACLGVTLEGDVLIEVTVTAVRRYNT; encoded by the coding sequence ATGATTGAAAGGAAGCGAGGCATTTATCTAGGTCGAAATAAGTCCTCCGCATATAAAGACTTAGTTTGGACGGTGGCGACGTCATCGGATACAACATTAGATATTGTTGGCCAAACTAAACTGACACTGGAAAAGATTGAGAAAAACCTAGAGGAGTTGGGTTCAAATAAAACTCAAATTGTCAGTGCTCAAGTGTTTATCGCAAATATGCTAGACAAACCCCACATGGATAACGTTTGGTGTGAGTGGTTAGGTGACAATTTCGAACATTGGCCTCAACGAGCATGTCTTGGTGTTACGTTAGAAGGCGATGTGCTTATTGAGGTTACAGTAACTGCGGTAAGGCGTTATAACACTTAA
- a CDS encoding type II toxin-antitoxin system Phd/YefM family antitoxin — translation MHTLTANDAKRNFGELLLSAQREPVKISKNSKDAVVVMSIKDYEELEAMKTDYLKHCFESAKQDLAQGNVVDGGDFLSAL, via the coding sequence ATGCACACACTAACAGCAAATGATGCAAAGCGTAACTTTGGTGAGCTACTTCTAAGCGCCCAACGTGAGCCAGTAAAGATTAGCAAAAACAGTAAAGATGCCGTAGTGGTAATGTCTATCAAAGACTATGAAGAACTAGAGGCAATGAAAACTGATTACCTTAAACATTGTTTCGAGTCAGCTAAACAAGACTTAGCACAAGGCAATGTAGTTGACGGTGGAGATTTCCTAAGCGCCTTGTAA
- a CDS encoding type II toxin-antitoxin system RelE/ParE family toxin: MQKNKYKLSKLAQAHLRKIKSYTVNNFSEMQWNNYKDTLLTGFQMLADNPAVGRSCDEIYPSGFYFPVGKHTAYFTKEDGFILVVAVLGQSQLPQNQL, translated from the coding sequence ATGCAAAAGAATAAATACAAACTAAGTAAATTGGCTCAGGCTCATTTACGAAAAATTAAAAGCTATACCGTCAACAACTTTTCTGAAATGCAGTGGAACAACTATAAAGATACATTGCTAACTGGGTTTCAAATGCTTGCCGACAATCCAGCCGTAGGTCGCAGTTGCGATGAGATTTATCCAAGCGGTTTCTATTTTCCGGTAGGAAAACACACAGCTTACTTTACAAAAGAAGACGGTTTTATTTTAGTTGTGGCTGTACTTGGTCAATCACAACTCCCACAAAACCAATTGTAG
- a CDS encoding type II toxin-antitoxin system RelE/ParE family toxin, translating to MAEIIWTEPALSDLNDIAEYIALENIVAAKHLVQTFFSKVQRLQTFPESGRVPPELEHLSYREVVVNPCRVFYKQDGDKVFILFVMRAERDLRKFLLSKQ from the coding sequence ATGGCTGAAATAATCTGGACTGAGCCAGCGTTATCTGACCTCAACGATATCGCTGAATACATCGCACTTGAAAATATCGTTGCTGCAAAGCATTTAGTGCAAACGTTCTTCTCCAAAGTCCAACGCCTACAAACTTTCCCAGAGTCAGGTCGTGTTCCACCTGAGCTAGAACATTTAAGTTATCGTGAAGTTGTAGTAAATCCGTGCCGCGTTTTCTATAAACAAGACGGTGACAAAGTGTTTATTTTGTTTGTTATGCGTGCAGAGAGAGATTTGCGTAAGTTCCTGTTGAGTAAACAGTAA
- a CDS encoding type II toxin-antitoxin system Phd/YefM family antitoxin encodes MKVELVTSLKRQATKILADLHDTKEPVLITEHGKPSAYLVDVDDYEFMQNRLAILEGIARGERALADGKVVSHDEAKDKMSKWLK; translated from the coding sequence ATGAAAGTAGAACTAGTTACATCACTCAAACGTCAAGCAACTAAGATCCTCGCCGATCTCCACGACACCAAAGAACCAGTTTTAATTACTGAGCATGGTAAGCCGTCCGCGTATCTCGTTGATGTTGATGATTACGAGTTTATGCAAAATCGTTTAGCTATTCTTGAGGGGATTGCACGAGGTGAGCGTGCGCTAGCTGACGGTAAAGTGGTAAGTCATGATGAAGCCAAGGACAAAATGTCAAAATGGCTGAAATAA
- a CDS encoding DUF2971 domain-containing protein, with translation MEVPSRLYKYMSANTAKLVLESQKLRWSCPSSFNDINELQRMPAFKPSIDACKDEYLITLMNVAYEELQLNKSLSPDSEGLVSLMQMTKSQGVSKDTLYRELSSLELNLSSLEENLREETERYNNGALRIICLSEDENNEVMWAHYGDNHTGCMFEFRHIEMLDTPFQMAKKVTYTDSKPNLGSALDFLLYDERQELLAKTADAIYYTKTAKWEYEKEWRVMTRRPGEDKRYSDFEFYKEELVSVTFSARIADEDLANLVSLIAAHYPQCKMYKVQSVKGKIERVEFDG, from the coding sequence TTGGAAGTACCTAGTCGTTTATATAAATATATGAGTGCTAATACAGCAAAATTGGTGCTTGAATCTCAAAAGCTTCGTTGGTCCTGCCCAAGTTCATTTAACGATATAAATGAACTGCAAAGGATGCCTGCTTTCAAACCTTCGATTGACGCATGTAAGGATGAATATTTAATAACTCTTATGAACGTTGCGTATGAAGAGCTGCAATTGAATAAATCGCTTTCTCCGGACTCTGAGGGTTTAGTTTCTCTTATGCAAATGACTAAAAGTCAGGGAGTCAGTAAAGATACACTGTATCGAGAACTTTCTTCACTTGAGTTGAATTTGTCGAGTTTGGAAGAGAACCTGCGCGAGGAAACTGAACGTTATAACAACGGTGCCTTACGCATAATCTGCTTATCTGAAGATGAAAACAACGAAGTTATGTGGGCTCACTATGGAGACAATCATACTGGTTGTATGTTTGAGTTTAGACATATTGAAATGCTAGACACACCTTTTCAAATGGCAAAAAAGGTAACTTATACAGACAGTAAACCTAATTTGGGCTCTGCTTTGGACTTCTTACTGTACGATGAGCGTCAAGAGTTGCTTGCCAAAACTGCTGATGCAATTTATTACACCAAAACTGCAAAGTGGGAATATGAAAAAGAGTGGCGTGTGATGACACGCCGCCCTGGGGAGGATAAAAGATACAGTGACTTTGAGTTTTACAAAGAAGAGTTGGTGTCGGTAACTTTCTCTGCTCGAATTGCCGATGAGGATCTTGCAAATTTAGTTAGTTTAATCGCAGCTCACTATCCACAATGTAAAATGTATAAAGTTCAGTCGGTTAAAGGTAAAATTGAGCGTGTTGAGTTCGATGGCTAA
- a CDS encoding IS110 family RNA-guided transposase translates to MNTDTLQNINVGVDTGKSQLDIYIRPLDIYFTVPNTEKGIIDAIKTIRKHRPQRVVIEATGRLEMPFILACDKANLPYVIANPLHVKRFAGAIGQRAKNDRLDAALIAHYAEAIQPKLTQLKSENIRLMSDLVTRRNQLLSMQTMEKNRIQVLPQSLASSIKPILTALKNQITKIEEKITKLIDTCPEYQAKNELLQSMPGVGKIVAASIISNVPELGYITNKQASSLIGVAPITRESGRLKGKRMIQGGRAQVRTVLYMAMMSAIQCNPIFKATYERLLAVGKPKKVAIVACMRKMVVILNSMLRDGVMWDKNSAKN, encoded by the coding sequence ATGAATACAGACACACTTCAAAACATTAATGTCGGCGTTGATACTGGCAAGTCACAATTAGACATTTACATCCGTCCACTCGATATTTACTTCACGGTTCCAAACACTGAGAAAGGTATCATCGATGCTATAAAAACCATTAGAAAACATCGGCCTCAAAGGGTCGTTATCGAAGCGACTGGTCGACTAGAAATGCCATTTATTCTAGCCTGTGACAAAGCCAATTTGCCTTATGTTATCGCCAACCCTTTGCATGTAAAAAGGTTCGCTGGCGCTATAGGTCAAAGAGCCAAGAACGACCGATTAGACGCGGCGCTTATTGCTCACTATGCCGAAGCCATTCAACCGAAACTCACTCAGTTAAAAAGCGAAAACATACGCTTAATGAGTGACTTAGTAACTAGACGCAATCAATTACTCTCGATGCAAACCATGGAGAAAAACAGAATACAAGTTCTACCCCAATCTCTTGCTTCTTCGATAAAACCCATCTTAACTGCACTCAAAAACCAGATAACCAAAATAGAAGAAAAGATAACAAAACTTATCGATACCTGCCCTGAGTACCAAGCCAAAAATGAGTTACTACAAAGCATGCCAGGAGTAGGAAAAATAGTCGCCGCTTCTATCATCAGTAACGTACCTGAACTCGGTTATATCACCAATAAACAAGCCTCTTCTCTCATTGGCGTTGCGCCAATAACAAGAGAAAGCGGTCGCCTCAAAGGTAAGCGAATGATCCAAGGTGGACGAGCTCAAGTGAGAACCGTTTTATACATGGCGATGATGTCGGCTATCCAGTGTAACCCCATTTTCAAAGCCACATATGAACGATTACTTGCGGTAGGAAAACCTAAAAAAGTGGCTATCGTTGCCTGCATGAGAAAGATGGTTGTGATACTAAATTCAATGCTAAGAGACGGTGTAATGTGGGATAAAAATAGCGCCAAAAATTAA
- a CDS encoding uracil-DNA glycosylase family protein: MSSFDSCGYCPYKQQRHLTDKQKTNRLEPPIGLESNNSKILLVFQSPGVEEWECGKAIQNITKPGGTAGARIYQSWERTGFVRNDFDIVNLIRCFSGSTSSRDNKPDLLAICSCVDKLIADLNTHQYERVISFGDEANQIISALKKSGRFKFIVRNSKHPNGGASQDSLDALW; encoded by the coding sequence TTGAGTTCTTTCGATTCGTGTGGGTACTGCCCATATAAACAACAGCGTCATCTCACCGATAAGCAGAAAACTAACCGTCTAGAACCTCCAATAGGGCTCGAAAGCAACAATAGTAAAATTTTACTCGTATTTCAGTCTCCTGGGGTTGAAGAATGGGAGTGCGGAAAAGCAATACAAAACATAACTAAACCTGGTGGAACTGCTGGTGCTCGAATTTATCAATCTTGGGAGCGTACAGGTTTTGTACGTAATGATTTTGACATCGTAAATTTGATACGTTGCTTTAGTGGAAGTACCAGCAGCCGAGACAATAAACCAGATTTATTGGCGATTTGTTCATGTGTCGATAAACTTATTGCCGATTTGAACACTCATCAATACGAACGAGTAATTTCATTTGGTGATGAAGCTAATCAAATTATATCTGCATTAAAGAAATCAGGTAGATTCAAGTTTATAGTTAGAAATTCTAAACATCCCAATGGTGGTGCTTCACAAGATAGTTTGGATGCTTTGTGGTAA
- a CDS encoding IS110 family RNA-guided transposase — protein MTQHKIIGIDLAKNIFFLFEINHKGKNIGRKKLQRNKLLDYIANKEPSTIAMEACSGAHYWAREFKQFGHEVLLYPPQHVKGQRRRQKNDYNDAEAIAEVALYKRPHPVPHKSVEQQDIQSLIRMRRLLVTERTRLINQVRGLISEYGIIIPQGKVAFRKSIPEILESNENQLSPILRELVSHQYERYLYIDEHIQWFDDKLNQTVKQFDNAKRLMSIPGFGPLTSQAVAVWLGSGQQFKTGRDASAAMGLVPKQDTSGDKVILLGITKRGNTYIRSLLVHGARAALRRAKFKSDKLSKWMLELQERRGANRAAVALANKLMRIAWAIIAKNEEYQPA, from the coding sequence ATGACTCAGCATAAAATCATCGGCATCGACTTAGCAAAAAATATTTTCTTTCTTTTTGAAATCAATCATAAAGGAAAGAACATTGGACGTAAAAAGCTTCAACGAAACAAGCTACTTGATTACATCGCTAATAAAGAGCCGTCCACTATTGCAATGGAGGCGTGTTCCGGAGCTCATTATTGGGCTCGTGAATTCAAACAATTTGGACACGAAGTTCTTCTATACCCTCCACAGCATGTCAAAGGTCAACGCCGTAGACAGAAGAATGACTATAACGATGCGGAAGCCATTGCTGAAGTCGCTCTCTATAAAAGACCTCATCCAGTGCCTCATAAATCGGTCGAACAACAAGACATCCAATCCCTCATCCGAATGCGTCGACTGCTTGTTACTGAGAGGACTCGGCTAATCAATCAAGTCAGAGGGCTTATCTCGGAATACGGCATCATTATACCCCAAGGTAAAGTTGCGTTCAGAAAGTCGATTCCTGAAATACTTGAGAGCAATGAAAATCAACTCTCTCCTATTCTTCGAGAGTTGGTATCACACCAATATGAACGTTACTTATATATCGACGAACACATTCAATGGTTCGACGATAAACTCAATCAAACCGTTAAACAATTTGATAATGCCAAGCGACTTATGTCTATTCCCGGCTTTGGACCTCTGACTAGCCAAGCCGTCGCTGTTTGGCTTGGCTCCGGGCAGCAGTTTAAAACTGGGCGGGATGCGTCTGCTGCCATGGGCTTAGTTCCGAAGCAAGACACAAGCGGTGACAAAGTCATTCTTCTCGGGATAACCAAACGAGGGAATACTTATATTCGGTCTTTACTGGTTCATGGTGCTAGAGCGGCTTTAAGACGAGCCAAGTTCAAGTCCGACAAACTCAGTAAATGGATGCTTGAGTTGCAAGAGCGACGAGGTGCCAACCGCGCTGCGGTCGCACTCGCAAACAAACTCATGCGGATCGCTTGGGCAATTATCGCCAAAAACGAAGAATATCAACCCGCTTAA